From Diospyros lotus cultivar Yz01 chromosome 4, ASM1463336v1, whole genome shotgun sequence, a single genomic window includes:
- the LOC127799445 gene encoding uncharacterized protein LOC127799445 isoform X2: protein MKLRADSVDLMGKSAYLSTIEDSEEDFSPFQTFPRLIEGTGVGVNAASKMIFVASDALSELVWSPHNGLSLKCADCSLTEKKPFLLWDVGPSNAVLSSSESIKCGTTSDKPVDEQNLFTSQVDFCMEKEVGEGASMVGSPTGIAGISPIFGRNQGYHTDDMEELKVTGGVSAVHANQREESTRNIDRDVFCSPNDLQVTSTAESRENNEGPENQMTPDYIPVRTEEARLEIAQTKTLLTNRNEGMITNSNGKVGNIVSASQILGIGLALTSEVHSKALDIPVAKLTSRGKGDKDVTLVIEDESKSKIRMDVPDSLPPPGKVESTAENNYHLLIDKKACRQSDKGLPSNEFGLSEGSPTNSRARLYRRKGKEKALSDRAVNERMSNDEDDSHESVESCNSAGLFSSGKKRWSFEEQWIVGSKRAKKQIGESPASTSFVGQDSSFMNWISNMVKGLNKTNRDDSPFLALTFNHPNHGHESYDQQIMTYSRNRHPGSRNMGFQTIFQSLYCSEPKDLERKAPNGNSTTGGSKEILLADKQSGANVTPIACHGGNDNFCKQRFQSNKKFNQSTSGSEAGPSFKLKTSTANIPAAPEMCKTSSSSEQNKAWNLGCIDVKNKTNSSASSLGKRKVESSENNVPDPLPEAKVTDNFGYGCNPLESFWVTRLYPRTSGPVLNLENGDQDASGALDRSADCARVIPDNHVDFPIEQKYSEAKEYSNEDLNNVVGKEPQYCAPNSDASYGFKRLRGHSAQKSVYKSNPFLPSPKYKNSEAIASVFARRLDALKHIIPLGMEDNPTRTMTTCFHCGKSGHDLRDCSEVTEGERQTLLSNISSYNGAEESPCFCIRCFQLDHWAISCPMASTSMQHPSGNDTALGNHLSASKMRIRMGNERDPRMLENKQLHFQAAEDYTNCDGENSQVDINKHVASISWDSTIKGKQISPLSELADRKSSDAPEGMFDAIRKLRLSRMDILKWMNSCGSLLHLNGFFLRVRLGKWEKGIGGTGYYVARIAGMAKGEQGDKPPKIDRKPLAVIIGGTRCLVESQYISNQDFLEEELTAWLCTATTSGGKIPSEDHFKLKLEERKRFGF, encoded by the exons TGCATATCTCTCCACCATAGAAGACAGTGAGGAAGATTTTTCTCCTTTTCAGACCTTTCCACGACTTATTGAAGGAACAG GTGTAGGTGTAAATGCAGCTTCAAAGATGATATTTGTGGCATCTGACGCCCTATCTGAATTAGTTTGGTCCCCGCACAATGGTTTGAGTCTCAAATGCGCTGATTGTAGCTTGACCGAGAAAAAACCTTTTCTTCTGTGGGATGTTGGACCTAGCAATGCAGTTCTTTCATCATCAGAAAGCATCAAATGTGGGACTACCAGTGACAAACCTGTAGatgaacaaaatttatttacatcTCAAGTGGACTTCTGTATGGAGAAGGAAGTTGGTGAAGGAGCTAGCATGGTGGGATCTCCTACTGGCATTGCCGGTATAAGTCCTATATTTGGACGAAACCAAGGATATCATACAG ACGACATGGAGGAGCTGAAGGTAACAGGAGGAGTATCAGCTGTGCATGCTAatcaaagagaagaaagtaCTAGAAATATTGATAGGGATGTCTTCTGCAGTCCAAACGATTTGCAAGTAACTAGTACGGCTGAAAGTAGAGAAAACAATGAAG GTCCAGAAAATCAGATGACACCTGATTATATTCCAGTCAGAACTGAAGAAGCCAGACTGGAAATTGCACAAACCAAAACATTATTAACCAATCGTAATGAAGGCATGATTACCAATAGTAACGGTAAAGTTGGAAATATTGTGAGTGCCAGTCAGATACTGGGCATAGGGCTTGCTTTGACCTCTGAAGTTCATAGCAAGGCACTTGATATTCCAGTGGCAAAGTTAACTTCGCGAGGGAAAGGAGACAAAGATGTCACATTAGTTATTGAAGACGAGAGCAAAAGTAAAATAAGGATGGATGTTCCTGACAGTCTCCCTCCTCCTGGAAAAGTGGAGTCTACGGCTGAAAACAATTATCATcttttgattgataaaaaagCTTGCAGACAAAGTGACAAGGGACTTCCAAGTAACGAGTTTGGTCTGTCTGAAGGTTCTCCAACGAACAGCAGAGCCCGTCTGTATAGAAGGAAGGGCAAGGAAAAGGCCTTGTCAGATAGAGCTGTTAATGAAAGAATGTCGAATGATGAGGATGATAGCCATGAGAGTGTTGAAAGTTGCAACAGTGCTGGTTTATTTTCTTCAGGGAAGAAACGCTGGAGCTTTGAAGAACAATGGATTGTGGGGAGTAAAAGAGCGAAAAAACAAATCGGAGAAAGTCCTGCTTCAACGTCCTTTGTTGGACAAGACAGTTCTTTCATGAATTGGATTTCAAACATGGTGAAGGGCTTAAACAAAACTAATCGAGATGATTCTCCCTTTCTTGCTCTTACCTTCAACCATCCCAATCACGGGCATGAGAGTTATGATCAACAAATCATGACCTACAGCAGAAACCGTCATCCTGGGAGCAGAAATATGGGCTTTCAAACCATATTTCAGTCTCTATATTGTTCAGAACCGAAGGACCTGGAAAGAAAGGCTCCAAATGGCAATTCTACAACTGGAGGGTCTAAAGAAATTCTGCTGGCAGACAAACAGTCTGGTGCCAACGTTACTCCAATAGCTTGCCATGGTGGGAATGATAACTTTTGCAAACAGCGTTTCCAATCAAATAAGAAGTTTAACCAGTCTACATCTGGAAGTGAAGCAGGTCCATCATTCAAGCTGAAGACTTCGACTGCAAATATTCCTGCTGCTCCTGAAATGTGTAAGACCAGTTCCAGTTCTGAACAGAATAAAGCTTGGAACTTGGGGTGCATTGacgtaaaaaataaaacaaattcaTCAGCGTCCTCTCTGGGTAAACGTAAGGTTGAAAGTTCTGAGAACAACGTTCCTGACCCCCTTCCTGAAGCTAAGGTGACTGATAATTTTGGTTATGGATGTAATCCTCTTGAAAGCTTTTGGGTTACACGGTTATATCCGAGAACTTCTGGGCCTGTGTTAAATCTAGAAAATGGTGACCAGGATGCAAGTGGAGCACTTGACCGTTCTGCTGATTGTGCAAGAGTCATTCCTGACAATCATGTTGATTTTCCTATTGAACAAAAATATTCAGAGGCCAAGGAGTATTCAAATGAAGACCTAAATAATGTTGTGGGTAAAGAACCGCAATATTGTGCTCCCAATTCTGATGCTTCCTATGGCTTCAAAAGGCTCCGTGGACACAGTGCTCAGAAGTCCGTATATAAATCAAATCCCTTCCTACCTTccccaaaatataagaattcCGAGGCAATTGCCTCTGTGTTTGCAAGGAGATTGGATGCACTCAAACATATCATACCATTGGGCATGGAAGACAATCCAACTCGGACAATGACCACTTGTTTCCATTGTGGCAAAAGTGGTCATGATTTACGTGATTGCTCAGAGGTAACAGAAGGCGAGAGGCAGACCCTTTTAAGTAATATTAGTTCATATAATGGAGCAGAAGAATCTCCATGTTTTTGCATTAGATGCTTTCAGCTTGATCATTGGGCTATTTCATGTCCCATGGCATCCACAAGCATGCAACATCCATCAGGAAATGATACTGCTTTGGGTAATCATCTCAGTGCCAGTAAAATGCGGATCAGGATGGGCAATGAAAGAGACCCCAGAATGCTGGAAAATAAACAGTTACATTTTCAAGCTGCTGAAGATTATACAAATTGCGATGGTGAAAATTCTCAAGTGGATATCAATAAGCATGTGGCTTCAATTTCTTGGGATAGTACGATAAAAGGAAAGCAGATCAGTCCTTTGAGCGAATTGGCCGATAGGAAATCTTCTGATGCACCGGAAGGAATGTTTGATGCTATAAGGAAGCTCCGTCTGTCTCGTATGGATATTCTCAA GTGGATGAATTCCTGTGGTTCATTGTTGCATCTCAATGGGTTCTTCCTACGTGTGCGTCTTGGAAAGTGGGAAAAAGGAATAGGAGGAACAGGCTACTATGTGGCTCGCATAGCTGGTATGGCTAAAG GCGAACAAGGAGATAAACCACCAAAAATTGACAGAAAACCTCTCGCTGTAATTATTGGAGGTACAAGATGCTTGGTTGAAAGTCAGTACATCTCTAATCAAGATTTCCTTGAG GAAGAGCTTACGGCATGGTTGTGTACAGCCACGACCAGTGGAGGAAAGATCCCATCTGAAGACCATttcaaattgaaattagaagaaaggaaaaggtttGGATTTTAG
- the LOC127799445 gene encoding uncharacterized protein LOC127799445 isoform X4, with protein sequence MDNDNVEPVTDLALSLAHSNQCIPTRLSDSGVGVNAASKMIFVASDALSELVWSPHNGLSLKCADCSLTEKKPFLLWDVGPSNAVLSSSESIKCGTTSDKPVDEQNLFTSQVDFCMEKEVGEGASMVGSPTGIAGISPIFGRNQGYHTADDMEELKVTGGVSAVHANQREESTRNIDRDVFCSPNDLQVTSTAESRENNEGPENQMTPDYIPVRTEEARLEIAQTKTLLTNRNEGMITNSNGKVGNIVSASQILGIGLALTSEVHSKALDIPVAKLTSRGKGDKDVTLVIEDESKSKIRMDVPDSLPPPGKVESTAENNYHLLIDKKACRQSDKGLPSNEFGLSEGSPTNSRARLYRRKGKEKALSDRAVNERMSNDEDDSHESVESCNSAGLFSSGKKRWSFEEQWIVGSKRAKKQIGESPASTSFVGQDSSFMNWISNMVKGLNKTNRDDSPFLALTFNHPNHGHESYDQQIMTYSRNRHPGSRNMGFQTIFQSLYCSEPKDLERKAPNGNSTTGGSKEILLADKQSGANVTPIACHGGNDNFCKQRFQSNKKFNQSTSGSEAGPSFKLKTSTANIPAAPEMCKTSSSSEQNKAWNLGCIDVKNKTNSSASSLGKRKVESSENNVPDPLPEAKVTDNFGYGCNPLESFWVTRLYPRTSGPVLNLENGDQDASGALDRSADCARVIPDNHVDFPIEQKYSEAKEYSNEDLNNVVGKEPQYCAPNSDASYGFKRLRGHSAQKSVYKSNPFLPSPKYKNSEAIASVFARRLDALKHIIPLGMEDNPTRTMTTCFHCGKSGHDLRDCSEVTEGERQTLLSNISSYNGAEESPCFCIRCFQLDHWAISCPMASTSMQHPSGNDTALGNHLSASKMRIRMGNERDPRMLENKQLHFQAAEDYTNCDGENSQVDINKHVASISWDSTIKGKQISPLSELADRKSSDAPEGMFDAIRKLRLSRMDILKWMNSCGSLLHLNGFFLRVRLGKWEKGIGGTGYYVARIAGMAKGEQGDKPPKIDRKPLAVIIGGTRCLVESQYISNQDFLEEELTAWLCTATTSGGKIPSEDHFKLKLEERKRFGF encoded by the exons ATGGACAATGACAATGTGGAACCAGTGACTGATTTAGCACTTTCTCTAGCACATTCCAATCAATGTATTCCAACGCGATTGAGTGATTCAGGTGTAGGTGTAAATGCAGCTTCAAAGATGATATTTGTGGCATCTGACGCCCTATCTGAATTAGTTTGGTCCCCGCACAATGGTTTGAGTCTCAAATGCGCTGATTGTAGCTTGACCGAGAAAAAACCTTTTCTTCTGTGGGATGTTGGACCTAGCAATGCAGTTCTTTCATCATCAGAAAGCATCAAATGTGGGACTACCAGTGACAAACCTGTAGatgaacaaaatttatttacatcTCAAGTGGACTTCTGTATGGAGAAGGAAGTTGGTGAAGGAGCTAGCATGGTGGGATCTCCTACTGGCATTGCCGGTATAAGTCCTATATTTGGACGAAACCAAGGATATCATACAG CAGACGACATGGAGGAGCTGAAGGTAACAGGAGGAGTATCAGCTGTGCATGCTAatcaaagagaagaaagtaCTAGAAATATTGATAGGGATGTCTTCTGCAGTCCAAACGATTTGCAAGTAACTAGTACGGCTGAAAGTAGAGAAAACAATGAAG GTCCAGAAAATCAGATGACACCTGATTATATTCCAGTCAGAACTGAAGAAGCCAGACTGGAAATTGCACAAACCAAAACATTATTAACCAATCGTAATGAAGGCATGATTACCAATAGTAACGGTAAAGTTGGAAATATTGTGAGTGCCAGTCAGATACTGGGCATAGGGCTTGCTTTGACCTCTGAAGTTCATAGCAAGGCACTTGATATTCCAGTGGCAAAGTTAACTTCGCGAGGGAAAGGAGACAAAGATGTCACATTAGTTATTGAAGACGAGAGCAAAAGTAAAATAAGGATGGATGTTCCTGACAGTCTCCCTCCTCCTGGAAAAGTGGAGTCTACGGCTGAAAACAATTATCATcttttgattgataaaaaagCTTGCAGACAAAGTGACAAGGGACTTCCAAGTAACGAGTTTGGTCTGTCTGAAGGTTCTCCAACGAACAGCAGAGCCCGTCTGTATAGAAGGAAGGGCAAGGAAAAGGCCTTGTCAGATAGAGCTGTTAATGAAAGAATGTCGAATGATGAGGATGATAGCCATGAGAGTGTTGAAAGTTGCAACAGTGCTGGTTTATTTTCTTCAGGGAAGAAACGCTGGAGCTTTGAAGAACAATGGATTGTGGGGAGTAAAAGAGCGAAAAAACAAATCGGAGAAAGTCCTGCTTCAACGTCCTTTGTTGGACAAGACAGTTCTTTCATGAATTGGATTTCAAACATGGTGAAGGGCTTAAACAAAACTAATCGAGATGATTCTCCCTTTCTTGCTCTTACCTTCAACCATCCCAATCACGGGCATGAGAGTTATGATCAACAAATCATGACCTACAGCAGAAACCGTCATCCTGGGAGCAGAAATATGGGCTTTCAAACCATATTTCAGTCTCTATATTGTTCAGAACCGAAGGACCTGGAAAGAAAGGCTCCAAATGGCAATTCTACAACTGGAGGGTCTAAAGAAATTCTGCTGGCAGACAAACAGTCTGGTGCCAACGTTACTCCAATAGCTTGCCATGGTGGGAATGATAACTTTTGCAAACAGCGTTTCCAATCAAATAAGAAGTTTAACCAGTCTACATCTGGAAGTGAAGCAGGTCCATCATTCAAGCTGAAGACTTCGACTGCAAATATTCCTGCTGCTCCTGAAATGTGTAAGACCAGTTCCAGTTCTGAACAGAATAAAGCTTGGAACTTGGGGTGCATTGacgtaaaaaataaaacaaattcaTCAGCGTCCTCTCTGGGTAAACGTAAGGTTGAAAGTTCTGAGAACAACGTTCCTGACCCCCTTCCTGAAGCTAAGGTGACTGATAATTTTGGTTATGGATGTAATCCTCTTGAAAGCTTTTGGGTTACACGGTTATATCCGAGAACTTCTGGGCCTGTGTTAAATCTAGAAAATGGTGACCAGGATGCAAGTGGAGCACTTGACCGTTCTGCTGATTGTGCAAGAGTCATTCCTGACAATCATGTTGATTTTCCTATTGAACAAAAATATTCAGAGGCCAAGGAGTATTCAAATGAAGACCTAAATAATGTTGTGGGTAAAGAACCGCAATATTGTGCTCCCAATTCTGATGCTTCCTATGGCTTCAAAAGGCTCCGTGGACACAGTGCTCAGAAGTCCGTATATAAATCAAATCCCTTCCTACCTTccccaaaatataagaattcCGAGGCAATTGCCTCTGTGTTTGCAAGGAGATTGGATGCACTCAAACATATCATACCATTGGGCATGGAAGACAATCCAACTCGGACAATGACCACTTGTTTCCATTGTGGCAAAAGTGGTCATGATTTACGTGATTGCTCAGAGGTAACAGAAGGCGAGAGGCAGACCCTTTTAAGTAATATTAGTTCATATAATGGAGCAGAAGAATCTCCATGTTTTTGCATTAGATGCTTTCAGCTTGATCATTGGGCTATTTCATGTCCCATGGCATCCACAAGCATGCAACATCCATCAGGAAATGATACTGCTTTGGGTAATCATCTCAGTGCCAGTAAAATGCGGATCAGGATGGGCAATGAAAGAGACCCCAGAATGCTGGAAAATAAACAGTTACATTTTCAAGCTGCTGAAGATTATACAAATTGCGATGGTGAAAATTCTCAAGTGGATATCAATAAGCATGTGGCTTCAATTTCTTGGGATAGTACGATAAAAGGAAAGCAGATCAGTCCTTTGAGCGAATTGGCCGATAGGAAATCTTCTGATGCACCGGAAGGAATGTTTGATGCTATAAGGAAGCTCCGTCTGTCTCGTATGGATATTCTCAA GTGGATGAATTCCTGTGGTTCATTGTTGCATCTCAATGGGTTCTTCCTACGTGTGCGTCTTGGAAAGTGGGAAAAAGGAATAGGAGGAACAGGCTACTATGTGGCTCGCATAGCTGGTATGGCTAAAG GCGAACAAGGAGATAAACCACCAAAAATTGACAGAAAACCTCTCGCTGTAATTATTGGAGGTACAAGATGCTTGGTTGAAAGTCAGTACATCTCTAATCAAGATTTCCTTGAG GAAGAGCTTACGGCATGGTTGTGTACAGCCACGACCAGTGGAGGAAAGATCCCATCTGAAGACCATttcaaattgaaattagaagaaaggaaaaggtttGGATTTTAG
- the LOC127799445 gene encoding uncharacterized protein LOC127799445 isoform X5 produces MIFVASDALSELVWSPHNGLSLKCADCSLTEKKPFLLWDVGPSNAVLSSSESIKCGTTSDKPVDEQNLFTSQVDFCMEKEVGEGASMVGSPTGIAGISPIFGRNQGYHTADDMEELKVTGGVSAVHANQREESTRNIDRDVFCSPNDLQVTSTAESRENNEGPENQMTPDYIPVRTEEARLEIAQTKTLLTNRNEGMITNSNGKVGNIVSASQILGIGLALTSEVHSKALDIPVAKLTSRGKGDKDVTLVIEDESKSKIRMDVPDSLPPPGKVESTAENNYHLLIDKKACRQSDKGLPSNEFGLSEGSPTNSRARLYRRKGKEKALSDRAVNERMSNDEDDSHESVESCNSAGLFSSGKKRWSFEEQWIVGSKRAKKQIGESPASTSFVGQDSSFMNWISNMVKGLNKTNRDDSPFLALTFNHPNHGHESYDQQIMTYSRNRHPGSRNMGFQTIFQSLYCSEPKDLERKAPNGNSTTGGSKEILLADKQSGANVTPIACHGGNDNFCKQRFQSNKKFNQSTSGSEAGPSFKLKTSTANIPAAPEMCKTSSSSEQNKAWNLGCIDVKNKTNSSASSLGKRKVESSENNVPDPLPEAKVTDNFGYGCNPLESFWVTRLYPRTSGPVLNLENGDQDASGALDRSADCARVIPDNHVDFPIEQKYSEAKEYSNEDLNNVVGKEPQYCAPNSDASYGFKRLRGHSAQKSVYKSNPFLPSPKYKNSEAIASVFARRLDALKHIIPLGMEDNPTRTMTTCFHCGKSGHDLRDCSEVTEGERQTLLSNISSYNGAEESPCFCIRCFQLDHWAISCPMASTSMQHPSGNDTALGNHLSASKMRIRMGNERDPRMLENKQLHFQAAEDYTNCDGENSQVDINKHVASISWDSTIKGKQISPLSELADRKSSDAPEGMFDAIRKLRLSRMDILKWMNSCGSLLHLNGFFLRVRLGKWEKGIGGTGYYVARIAGMAKGEQGDKPPKIDRKPLAVIIGGTRCLVESQYISNQDFLEEELTAWLCTATTSGGKIPSEDHFKLKLEERKRFGF; encoded by the exons ATGATATTTGTGGCATCTGACGCCCTATCTGAATTAGTTTGGTCCCCGCACAATGGTTTGAGTCTCAAATGCGCTGATTGTAGCTTGACCGAGAAAAAACCTTTTCTTCTGTGGGATGTTGGACCTAGCAATGCAGTTCTTTCATCATCAGAAAGCATCAAATGTGGGACTACCAGTGACAAACCTGTAGatgaacaaaatttatttacatcTCAAGTGGACTTCTGTATGGAGAAGGAAGTTGGTGAAGGAGCTAGCATGGTGGGATCTCCTACTGGCATTGCCGGTATAAGTCCTATATTTGGACGAAACCAAGGATATCATACAG CAGACGACATGGAGGAGCTGAAGGTAACAGGAGGAGTATCAGCTGTGCATGCTAatcaaagagaagaaagtaCTAGAAATATTGATAGGGATGTCTTCTGCAGTCCAAACGATTTGCAAGTAACTAGTACGGCTGAAAGTAGAGAAAACAATGAAG GTCCAGAAAATCAGATGACACCTGATTATATTCCAGTCAGAACTGAAGAAGCCAGACTGGAAATTGCACAAACCAAAACATTATTAACCAATCGTAATGAAGGCATGATTACCAATAGTAACGGTAAAGTTGGAAATATTGTGAGTGCCAGTCAGATACTGGGCATAGGGCTTGCTTTGACCTCTGAAGTTCATAGCAAGGCACTTGATATTCCAGTGGCAAAGTTAACTTCGCGAGGGAAAGGAGACAAAGATGTCACATTAGTTATTGAAGACGAGAGCAAAAGTAAAATAAGGATGGATGTTCCTGACAGTCTCCCTCCTCCTGGAAAAGTGGAGTCTACGGCTGAAAACAATTATCATcttttgattgataaaaaagCTTGCAGACAAAGTGACAAGGGACTTCCAAGTAACGAGTTTGGTCTGTCTGAAGGTTCTCCAACGAACAGCAGAGCCCGTCTGTATAGAAGGAAGGGCAAGGAAAAGGCCTTGTCAGATAGAGCTGTTAATGAAAGAATGTCGAATGATGAGGATGATAGCCATGAGAGTGTTGAAAGTTGCAACAGTGCTGGTTTATTTTCTTCAGGGAAGAAACGCTGGAGCTTTGAAGAACAATGGATTGTGGGGAGTAAAAGAGCGAAAAAACAAATCGGAGAAAGTCCTGCTTCAACGTCCTTTGTTGGACAAGACAGTTCTTTCATGAATTGGATTTCAAACATGGTGAAGGGCTTAAACAAAACTAATCGAGATGATTCTCCCTTTCTTGCTCTTACCTTCAACCATCCCAATCACGGGCATGAGAGTTATGATCAACAAATCATGACCTACAGCAGAAACCGTCATCCTGGGAGCAGAAATATGGGCTTTCAAACCATATTTCAGTCTCTATATTGTTCAGAACCGAAGGACCTGGAAAGAAAGGCTCCAAATGGCAATTCTACAACTGGAGGGTCTAAAGAAATTCTGCTGGCAGACAAACAGTCTGGTGCCAACGTTACTCCAATAGCTTGCCATGGTGGGAATGATAACTTTTGCAAACAGCGTTTCCAATCAAATAAGAAGTTTAACCAGTCTACATCTGGAAGTGAAGCAGGTCCATCATTCAAGCTGAAGACTTCGACTGCAAATATTCCTGCTGCTCCTGAAATGTGTAAGACCAGTTCCAGTTCTGAACAGAATAAAGCTTGGAACTTGGGGTGCATTGacgtaaaaaataaaacaaattcaTCAGCGTCCTCTCTGGGTAAACGTAAGGTTGAAAGTTCTGAGAACAACGTTCCTGACCCCCTTCCTGAAGCTAAGGTGACTGATAATTTTGGTTATGGATGTAATCCTCTTGAAAGCTTTTGGGTTACACGGTTATATCCGAGAACTTCTGGGCCTGTGTTAAATCTAGAAAATGGTGACCAGGATGCAAGTGGAGCACTTGACCGTTCTGCTGATTGTGCAAGAGTCATTCCTGACAATCATGTTGATTTTCCTATTGAACAAAAATATTCAGAGGCCAAGGAGTATTCAAATGAAGACCTAAATAATGTTGTGGGTAAAGAACCGCAATATTGTGCTCCCAATTCTGATGCTTCCTATGGCTTCAAAAGGCTCCGTGGACACAGTGCTCAGAAGTCCGTATATAAATCAAATCCCTTCCTACCTTccccaaaatataagaattcCGAGGCAATTGCCTCTGTGTTTGCAAGGAGATTGGATGCACTCAAACATATCATACCATTGGGCATGGAAGACAATCCAACTCGGACAATGACCACTTGTTTCCATTGTGGCAAAAGTGGTCATGATTTACGTGATTGCTCAGAGGTAACAGAAGGCGAGAGGCAGACCCTTTTAAGTAATATTAGTTCATATAATGGAGCAGAAGAATCTCCATGTTTTTGCATTAGATGCTTTCAGCTTGATCATTGGGCTATTTCATGTCCCATGGCATCCACAAGCATGCAACATCCATCAGGAAATGATACTGCTTTGGGTAATCATCTCAGTGCCAGTAAAATGCGGATCAGGATGGGCAATGAAAGAGACCCCAGAATGCTGGAAAATAAACAGTTACATTTTCAAGCTGCTGAAGATTATACAAATTGCGATGGTGAAAATTCTCAAGTGGATATCAATAAGCATGTGGCTTCAATTTCTTGGGATAGTACGATAAAAGGAAAGCAGATCAGTCCTTTGAGCGAATTGGCCGATAGGAAATCTTCTGATGCACCGGAAGGAATGTTTGATGCTATAAGGAAGCTCCGTCTGTCTCGTATGGATATTCTCAA GTGGATGAATTCCTGTGGTTCATTGTTGCATCTCAATGGGTTCTTCCTACGTGTGCGTCTTGGAAAGTGGGAAAAAGGAATAGGAGGAACAGGCTACTATGTGGCTCGCATAGCTGGTATGGCTAAAG GCGAACAAGGAGATAAACCACCAAAAATTGACAGAAAACCTCTCGCTGTAATTATTGGAGGTACAAGATGCTTGGTTGAAAGTCAGTACATCTCTAATCAAGATTTCCTTGAG GAAGAGCTTACGGCATGGTTGTGTACAGCCACGACCAGTGGAGGAAAGATCCCATCTGAAGACCATttcaaattgaaattagaagaaaggaaaaggtttGGATTTTAG